In one window of Laspinema palackyanum D2c DNA:
- a CDS encoding alkaline phosphatase D family protein, whose amino-acid sequence MNPLLKFYDPEQHPWPNSPLEQTSILGHTTPTTVRLWFRVSEPGEYWLVVSSRPIPTHGIPLLILGDRREYQLRLTTPTQTEEFFPEIVLPVSLTPATDLTGVMELMNLTPDTRYYYALFDPNRDSPWELGHEELLWFQTFPEHPKTINFGIYSCHMPYEGRQLANVEMWNRFNQELSQVNARFVLATGDQVYVDGNPELSIWEWLRKVKSQNPTREDMITWYRDIYRGYWGIPEVQQIYRRFPMYMIWDDHEIVDGWGSYTPDELAGLLDNSWQLRNKSQQLQFAEEMFEAARQVYWEYEHSHNPETDFINNQFDYGFDCGRCGFYVLDMRGNRNYNREHHRSLGLKQGRRFEEWMARQYQSDAEVLFIVSPVPVVHLSSFVINQIDLSLFGYQDDQRDHWEHQSNWDERNQLLKLVFDFSQKMHRRVIFISGDVHIGAAFKLSHPDFPGAKVFQVTSSGIAYAHLKEMERRILEMLVKPEGNLGDRPENIPYHFENLAVCRYNNFGILRVTEEEMGGMEVCFDLFGGYREESGELSLFKTSINLA is encoded by the coding sequence ATGAATCCCCTGCTGAAGTTTTATGATCCTGAACAGCATCCTTGGCCGAATTCACCCTTAGAGCAAACCAGTATTCTCGGTCATACGACCCCCACCACGGTCCGTCTGTGGTTCCGGGTTTCTGAACCGGGGGAATACTGGTTAGTGGTGTCTTCTCGTCCCATTCCGACTCACGGAATTCCCTTATTGATTTTAGGCGATCGCCGTGAATATCAGTTACGCTTGACCACTCCGACTCAGACGGAAGAATTTTTCCCGGAAATCGTTCTCCCCGTCTCACTCACACCGGCAACCGACCTCACCGGGGTGATGGAACTGATGAACCTCACGCCGGATACTCGCTATTACTATGCATTATTTGACCCCAATCGGGACTCTCCCTGGGAGTTGGGACATGAAGAACTTCTGTGGTTTCAGACCTTTCCGGAACATCCCAAAACCATCAATTTTGGCATCTATAGTTGTCATATGCCTTACGAAGGGCGGCAACTTGCCAATGTGGAAATGTGGAATCGATTTAATCAGGAACTCTCCCAGGTGAATGCGCGATTTGTGTTAGCAACGGGAGATCAAGTCTATGTGGATGGCAACCCTGAGTTGAGTATCTGGGAATGGTTGCGGAAGGTCAAATCCCAGAATCCGACTCGGGAGGATATGATTACTTGGTATCGGGATATTTATCGGGGATATTGGGGAATTCCCGAAGTGCAGCAGATTTATCGGCGCTTTCCGATGTATATGATCTGGGATGATCATGAAATTGTCGATGGATGGGGCTCTTATACTCCCGATGAACTAGCGGGATTGCTAGATAACTCCTGGCAACTGCGAAATAAGTCGCAACAATTACAGTTTGCTGAGGAAATGTTTGAGGCGGCGCGACAGGTGTATTGGGAATATGAACATTCTCATAATCCGGAGACGGATTTTATCAATAATCAGTTCGACTATGGATTTGATTGCGGGCGCTGTGGGTTTTATGTCTTAGATATGCGCGGAAATCGCAATTACAATCGCGAACATCATCGGTCATTAGGACTAAAACAGGGGCGTCGATTTGAAGAATGGATGGCCCGTCAATATCAATCGGATGCCGAGGTTTTATTTATTGTCTCTCCTGTTCCAGTGGTTCATTTAAGTAGTTTTGTGATTAACCAAATTGACTTAAGTTTGTTTGGATATCAAGATGACCAACGGGACCATTGGGAACATCAAAGCAATTGGGATGAACGGAATCAATTGTTAAAGTTGGTCTTTGATTTTTCTCAAAAAATGCACAGACGGGTAATTTTTATTAGTGGGGATGTTCATATTGGGGCAGCATTTAAACTATCTCACCCCGATTTTCCTGGGGCCAAGGTTTTTCAGGTGACCTCCAGTGGAATTGCTTATGCCCATTTGAAGGAAATGGAACGGCGGATTTTGGAAATGTTAGTTAAACCGGAAGGAAATTTAGGCGATCGCCCGGAAAATATCCCCTATCATTTTGAAAATTTGGCGGTCTGTCGTTATAATAATTTTGGGATTCTTCGAGTTACGGAAGAGGAAATGGGAGGGATGGAAGTCTGCTTTGATTTGTTTGGGGGATATCGCGAAGAGAGTGGGGAACTGTCTTTGTTTAAAACGAGTATAAATCTGGCATAA
- a CDS encoding nSTAND1 domain-containing NTPase: MNHSFNPEQISPENEKALKKLAWALEASRGEFKLFIARCNYIQLRDRLAQRLQQLCSVEIRRIEVKAGDRLLHSRIRLELGEEQPDALMVFGLEIVTDIQTLLSSANQVREEFQNHFHFPLVLWVNDEVQKKVRQIAPDLESWAIPVQFTMDREAIASFVTATAQSWFANQLQLTRQSALKLQGELAAAQQDLISQGGLDEELNANLESLLGAVKFILDSPDLALVHYQLAANWWDKSHQLERLGKIYHQIAVCHYIKARKQRNLEPSDWQPTREALAQCLATFEQTENPHLIADSLDSIGKILRQLQDWETLQHLATEALSIHETQNQPQEAARDYGFLGEVALSQEDWNRAKELAEKALEILTSNFGVVSEYLRGNLHPQPEERRVLYDASLYYFILAQAEQNLNHPEPALGHLEAAKQAGSPDNDTKLYIDILCQLHILYFRQKQYLEAFHIKLTRYSVEQQYGIRAFVGACWIQPQRQESFGLILGEKRETVAPEIAASGRMLDVEKIVQEIGENNSRILVIHGQSGVGKSSLVNGGIIPKLKENSMGYEEYLPIAVRVYTNWKEEFANSLAEALAEKGITGQPVPGSEKGQLELFLKQLQENEQRNRRSILIFDQFEEFFFACPTPRERRQFFNFLGDCLSQIVSIKVILSLREDYLHELLACDRLESMMIINNDILARKVRYPLGNFLPEDAQQIIQRLTEKSQIWFPDALIKELVQELAAELDAVRPIELQIVGAQLQAENITTLAEYQERGPKTEFVKRYLDDVVKDCGLENQEIGERVLYLLTDEKGTRPLKTREEIAQELQELAADLTGEVSQLDLVLKIFVDSGLVLLIQEKPAERYQLVHDYLAEFIRKQQQPQLERLRAELEQERTQRKLLEAERQKTQEELEQERKAKQILAEASKKAAQRIRLSTRILAASLIAATITGGLAIKATQTLEEAREGTRLEREGLNALRQFEAYQLDGLVSAMSAGQELKALVKHKRSLSDYPTLTPMLALHTIINQISERNKLQHQDSVSSASFSPDGESIVTASSDNTARVWERRGQMIAELKGHQGRVWNASFSPDGESIVTASEDNTARVWERSGKLVAELTGHQGSVSNASFSPEGENILTVSDDNTARVWDRRGQMIAELKGHQGRVWNASFSPDGESIVTASEDNTARVWERRGQMIAELKGHQGLIGDASFSPDGESILTASDDNTARVWERRGQMIAELKGHQGAVWDASFSPDGESIITASDDKTARVWDRSGQMIAELTGHQSAVWDASFSPDGKSILTVSDDTARVWERSGQMIAELKGHQGRLRSASFSQDGQSILTASSDNIARVWDRSGQRIAELKGHQGLVWNASFSPDGESILTASDDNTARVWDRSGQRIAKLKGHQDGINSASFSPDGESILTTSDDNTAQVWDRRGQRIAELKGHPMGVFSGSFSPDGESILTVSHDDTARVWDLHGQMIAELKGHQNGVFSASFSPDGESVVTASNDKTARVWNLRGQMIAELKGHQNGVYSASFSPDGESIVTASEDNTARVWDRRGQMIAELKGHQGTVYSASFSPDGESVVTASEDNTARVWDRRGQMIAELKGHQGTVWNASFSPDGESVVTASNDKTARVWNLRGQMIAELKGHQGTVWNASFSPDGERILTASEDNTARVWDRSGKLVAELTGHQDGVNSASFSPDGERILTASWDKTARVWPVGSLDELLEWGCDWLGDYLVTHPRELEKLETCQTPSNLAEAAIYLVREGEVQARAGQVDAAVATFRKALKWNAELDFNPEVKAKQLAEEGNPE; this comes from the coding sequence ATGAATCACTCCTTTAATCCAGAACAAATCAGCCCGGAAAATGAGAAGGCTTTAAAAAAATTGGCTTGGGCATTGGAGGCATCTCGGGGGGAGTTTAAGCTGTTTATTGCCCGCTGTAATTATATCCAATTGCGGGACCGGCTGGCCCAAAGATTACAACAGCTTTGTTCCGTGGAAATTCGCCGAATTGAGGTCAAAGCAGGGGACCGATTGCTGCATAGCCGAATTCGGCTAGAATTGGGGGAAGAACAACCGGATGCGCTGATGGTGTTTGGGTTAGAAATTGTTACGGATATTCAGACCCTGCTGAGTTCGGCGAATCAAGTCCGGGAGGAGTTTCAGAACCATTTTCATTTTCCCCTGGTGCTGTGGGTGAATGATGAAGTCCAGAAAAAAGTCCGCCAGATTGCCCCGGATTTGGAGAGTTGGGCGATTCCGGTACAATTTACGATGGATCGAGAGGCGATCGCCTCTTTTGTCACGGCAACCGCCCAGAGTTGGTTTGCCAATCAACTGCAACTCACTCGCCAATCTGCCTTAAAATTGCAAGGAGAACTGGCAGCAGCGCAACAGGATTTAATCAGTCAAGGTGGATTAGATGAAGAACTCAATGCCAATTTAGAGAGTCTATTGGGTGCGGTTAAATTCATCCTCGATTCCCCGGATTTGGCCCTCGTCCATTATCAACTGGCGGCGAACTGGTGGGATAAATCTCATCAGTTAGAACGCCTAGGAAAAATTTATCATCAAATTGCCGTTTGCCATTATATCAAAGCCCGAAAACAACGGAATTTAGAACCCTCCGATTGGCAACCTACACGGGAAGCACTCGCCCAATGTTTAGCCACTTTTGAACAAACGGAAAACCCCCATTTAATTGCTGATTCCCTAGACAGCATCGGCAAAATATTACGCCAGTTGCAAGACTGGGAGACCCTGCAACACCTGGCAACCGAGGCGTTATCCATCCATGAAACCCAAAATCAGCCCCAAGAAGCGGCGCGAGATTACGGGTTTTTAGGGGAAGTTGCTTTATCCCAAGAAGATTGGAACCGGGCTAAAGAATTAGCGGAAAAAGCCCTAGAGATTTTAACCTCAAATTTTGGGGTTGTCTCTGAGTATTTGAGGGGAAACCTGCACCCCCAACCGGAAGAACGCCGAGTTTTGTATGATGCGAGTTTATATTATTTTATTTTAGCCCAAGCGGAGCAGAATTTAAACCATCCCGAACCGGCCCTCGGTCATTTGGAAGCAGCAAAACAAGCGGGGAGTCCGGATAATGATACGAAACTTTATATCGATATTCTCTGTCAATTACATATCCTGTATTTTCGGCAAAAACAATATTTAGAAGCCTTTCACATCAAATTAACCCGATACTCCGTTGAACAACAATATGGAATCAGAGCCTTTGTCGGGGCTTGTTGGATTCAACCGCAACGGCAGGAGAGTTTTGGTCTAATTCTAGGGGAAAAGCGCGAAACGGTGGCCCCGGAAATAGCCGCTTCTGGGCGGATGCTGGATGTAGAAAAAATTGTCCAAGAAATTGGCGAGAATAATTCTCGAATCCTGGTGATTCATGGACAATCCGGGGTGGGAAAAAGCTCTCTGGTGAATGGGGGAATTATTCCCAAGTTAAAGGAAAATTCAATGGGATATGAGGAATATTTACCCATTGCAGTGCGAGTTTATACGAACTGGAAAGAAGAATTTGCCAACAGCTTGGCGGAGGCATTAGCAGAGAAAGGGATAACTGGGCAGCCTGTCCCTGGGTCGGAAAAAGGGCAATTAGAATTGTTCCTGAAACAGTTGCAGGAGAACGAGCAACGAAATAGGCGATCGATACTCATTTTCGACCAATTTGAAGAGTTCTTTTTTGCTTGCCCCACCCCCAGGGAACGGCGGCAATTTTTTAATTTTCTCGGGGATTGTCTGAGCCAAATTGTCAGCATCAAAGTTATTCTATCCCTGCGAGAGGATTATTTGCACGAATTATTAGCGTGCGATCGGCTAGAAAGCATGATGATTATCAACAATGATATCCTCGCCCGCAAAGTCCGTTATCCCCTCGGTAACTTTCTCCCGGAGGATGCTCAACAAATTATCCAGCGCTTAACGGAAAAATCACAAATTTGGTTTCCCGATGCCTTAATTAAGGAATTAGTCCAGGAATTAGCAGCGGAATTAGATGCCGTGCGCCCTATTGAATTGCAAATCGTTGGCGCACAACTGCAAGCGGAAAATATTACCACCTTAGCGGAGTATCAGGAACGGGGACCCAAAACCGAATTTGTCAAGCGCTACTTAGACGATGTGGTAAAAGACTGCGGACTCGAAAACCAGGAGATAGGGGAACGGGTCCTGTACTTGCTCACTGATGAAAAAGGCACTCGTCCCCTGAAAACGCGGGAGGAAATAGCGCAGGAGTTACAGGAACTCGCCGCCGATTTGACGGGAGAGGTTAGCCAATTAGATTTAGTGTTGAAAATTTTTGTAGACTCTGGCTTAGTGTTGCTAATCCAGGAAAAGCCAGCCGAACGGTATCAACTGGTTCATGATTACTTAGCGGAGTTTATTCGCAAGCAACAACAGCCTCAGTTAGAACGATTAAGGGCTGAACTGGAACAAGAAAGAACCCAACGGAAATTATTAGAAGCCGAACGTCAAAAGACCCAGGAAGAGTTAGAACAGGAAAGAAAGGCCAAGCAAATCTTAGCAGAAGCCTCTAAGAAAGCAGCACAGCGAATTCGCCTGAGTACACGAATTTTGGCCGCCTCCTTAATCGCCGCCACAATCACCGGAGGACTTGCCATTAAAGCCACTCAAACCCTGGAGGAAGCCCGAGAAGGGACGAGACTTGAACGCGAAGGGTTAAATGCCTTACGACAATTTGAAGCCTATCAACTCGATGGATTAGTCTCAGCCATGAGCGCGGGGCAAGAGTTAAAAGCCCTGGTTAAGCACAAGCGTTCCCTCTCAGATTATCCCACTCTAACCCCGATGCTGGCCTTGCACACCATCATCAACCAGATCTCGGAACGGAATAAACTTCAACATCAGGATTCGGTCTCCAGCGCCAGTTTCAGCCCAGACGGGGAGAGCATCGTCACCGCCTCCTCGGACAACACCGCCCGGGTCTGGGAGCGCCGTGGCCAGATGATTGCCGAACTCAAGGGCCATCAGGGTCGGGTCTGGAATGCCAGTTTCAGCCCAGACGGGGAGAGCATCGTCACCGCCTCAGAGGACAACACCGCCCGGGTCTGGGAGCGCAGCGGCAAGCTCGTGGCGGAACTCACCGGCCATCAGGGTTCGGTCTCCAACGCCAGTTTCAGCCCGGAAGGGGAGAACATCCTCACCGTCTCAGATGACAACACCGCCCGGGTCTGGGACCGCCGTGGCCAGATGATTGCCGAACTCAAGGGCCATCAGGGTCGGGTCTGGAATGCCAGTTTCAGCCCGGACGGGGAGAGCATCGTCACCGCCTCAGAGGACAACACCGCCCGGGTGTGGGAGCGCCGTGGCCAGATGATTGCCGAACTCAAGGGCCATCAGGGTCTGATCGGGGATGCCAGTTTCAGCCCAGACGGGGAGAGCATCCTCACCGCCTCAGATGACAACACCGCCCGGGTGTGGGAGCGCCGTGGCCAGATGATTGCCGAACTCAAGGGCCATCAGGGTGCGGTTTGGGATGCCAGTTTCAGCCCAGACGGGGAGAGCATCATCACCGCCTCAGATGACAAAACCGCCCGGGTCTGGGACCGCAGTGGCCAGATGATTGCCGAACTCACCGGCCATCAGAGTGCGGTTTGGGATGCCAGTTTCAGCCCAGACGGGAAGAGCATCCTCACCGTCTCAGACGACACCGCCCGGGTGTGGGAGCGCAGTGGCCAGATGATTGCCGAACTCAAGGGCCATCAGGGTCGGCTCAGAAGCGCCAGTTTCAGCCAAGACGGGCAGAGCATCCTCACCGCCTCCTCGGACAACATCGCCCGGGTCTGGGACCGCAGTGGCCAGAGGATTGCCGAACTCAAGGGCCATCAGGGTCTGGTCTGGAATGCCAGTTTCAGCCCAGACGGGGAGAGCATCCTCACCGCCTCAGATGACAACACCGCCCGGGTCTGGGACCGCAGTGGACAGAGGATTGCCAAACTCAAGGGCCATCAAGATGGGATCAACAGCGCCAGTTTCAGCCCAGACGGGGAGAGCATCCTCACCACCTCAGATGACAACACCGCCCAGGTCTGGGACCGCCGTGGCCAGAGGATTGCCGAACTCAAGGGCCATCCGATGGGGGTCTTCAGCGGCAGTTTCAGCCCAGACGGAGAGAGCATCCTCACCGTTTCACATGACGACACCGCCCGGGTCTGGGACCTCCATGGCCAGATGATTGCCGAACTCAAGGGCCATCAGAATGGGGTCTTCAGCGCCAGTTTCAGCCCAGACGGGGAGAGTGTCGTCACCGCATCAAATGACAAAACCGCCCGGGTCTGGAACCTCCGTGGCCAGATGATTGCCGAACTCAAGGGCCATCAGAATGGGGTCTACAGCGCCAGTTTCAGCCCAGACGGGGAGAGCATCGTCACCGCCTCAGAGGACAACACCGCCCGGGTCTGGGACCGCCGGGGCCAAATGATTGCCGAACTCAAGGGCCATCAGGGTACGGTCTACAGCGCCAGTTTCAGCCCAGACGGGGAAAGCGTCGTCACCGCCTCAGAGGACAACACCGCCCGGGTCTGGGACCGCCGGGGCCAAATGATTGCCGAACTCAAGGGCCATCAGGGTACGGTCTGGAATGCCAGTTTCAGCCCAGACGGGGAGAGTGTCGTCACCGCATCAAATGACAAAACCGCCCGGGTCTGGAACCTCCGTGGTCAAATGATTGCCGAACTCAAGGGCCATCAGGGTACGGTCTGGAATGCCAGTTTCAGCCCAGACGGGGAGCGCATCCTCACCGCCTCAGAGGACAACACCGCCCGGGTGTGGGACCGCAGCGGCAAGCTGGTGGCAGAACTCACCGGCCATCAGGATGGGGTCAACAGCGCCAGTTTCAGCCCGGACGGGGAGCGCATCCTCACCGCCTCCTGGGACAAAACCGCCCGGGTGTGGCCTGTGGGAAGTTTGGATGAGTTGCTGGAGTGGGGATGTGACTGGCTTGGGGATTATCTGGTTACCCATCCCAGGGAATTAGAAAAGTTAGAGACTTGTCAAACGCCATCCAATTTGGCAGAGGCAGCAATCTATTTAGTCCGAGAAGGGGAGGTGCAAGCGAGAGCGGGTCAGGTGGATGCGGCAGTGGCGACGTTCCGCAAGGCGTTGAAGTGGAATGCAGAGTTAGATTTTAATCCGGAAGTTAAAGCGAAGCAGCTTGCCGAGGAGGGAAATCCAGAATAA
- a CDS encoding P-loop NTPase fold protein yields MTPDIRDFYRATEPGRALVCANPEDRKYYIDFSTVRGGEIIDKLKNKITFFMPDRPTCALFTGHIGCGKSTELLRLKMELEKAGFHVVYFASSDDLELTDVDIVDVLLAIASRISHSLESIQLLQTSKLKALLQDVSRVLNADIQGIKAKIPKIGDVGISGQGDNFTLSMGIGEITAQVKQDASLRKKLNQFLGPQKQQLLDAINQELIEPAIAKLKEQGKQGLVAIVDNLDRLDNSPKFGGKPQQEYLFVDQGEYLSKLNCHLVYTLPLALKFSNSYGMLTQRFEDPKVLPMVPVRSHDGSEHQAGMALLRQMVLARAFPDLDAQQRLDAIPLIFDSPDTLDRLCQISGGHVRDLLKLLNTWIMEEMQFPLGRQTLETVIQSSQNDMIIPISESEWELLREVKTRQQVNDDTGYQQLIRSRFVFEYRDNGKVWFDVNPILAEAGKL; encoded by the coding sequence ATGACCCCTGATATCCGTGACTTTTATCGTGCTACTGAACCCGGACGGGCCCTAGTTTGTGCCAACCCCGAGGACCGGAAATATTACATTGATTTTTCCACGGTTCGCGGTGGTGAAATTATTGATAAACTTAAGAACAAAATCACCTTTTTCATGCCCGATCGCCCGACTTGTGCCTTGTTTACGGGCCATATTGGTTGTGGGAAATCCACGGAACTTTTGCGGCTGAAAATGGAACTGGAAAAGGCCGGGTTTCATGTGGTTTATTTTGCTTCCAGTGATGACTTGGAACTGACGGATGTGGATATCGTGGATGTGTTGCTGGCGATCGCCTCTCGCATCTCCCACAGTTTAGAGTCCATTCAACTGCTGCAAACGAGCAAGCTCAAAGCGTTGCTGCAAGACGTTTCCCGGGTTCTCAACGCGGATATTCAAGGAATCAAAGCCAAAATTCCAAAAATTGGCGATGTGGGAATCAGCGGACAAGGAGACAACTTTACCTTGTCTATGGGAATTGGGGAAATTACAGCGCAAGTCAAGCAAGATGCTTCTTTACGGAAAAAGCTGAATCAGTTTTTAGGACCCCAAAAACAACAACTGCTGGATGCCATTAATCAGGAGTTGATTGAACCGGCGATCGCAAAATTAAAAGAACAAGGAAAGCAGGGTTTGGTCGCCATTGTAGACAATTTGGACCGCCTCGATAATAGTCCGAAATTCGGGGGGAAACCGCAACAAGAATATCTATTTGTGGACCAAGGGGAATATTTAAGCAAGCTGAATTGTCATCTGGTTTATACCCTACCTTTGGCGCTGAAATTCTCCAATAGTTATGGAATGCTGACACAGCGATTTGAGGACCCGAAAGTGTTGCCAATGGTCCCGGTGCGATCGCACGATGGCAGTGAACATCAAGCGGGGATGGCCCTCTTGCGGCAAATGGTCCTAGCGAGAGCTTTTCCCGACTTGGACGCACAACAACGCTTAGATGCCATTCCCCTGATTTTTGACAGTCCCGACACCTTAGATCGCCTCTGTCAAATTAGTGGGGGTCACGTTCGGGATTTACTCAAATTGCTGAATACCTGGATTATGGAAGAAATGCAGTTTCCCCTGGGTCGTCAAACCTTAGAAACCGTGATTCAATCCAGTCAAAATGATATGATAATCCCGATTTCTGAGTCAGAATGGGAGTTATTGCGGGAGGTCAAAACTCGCCAACAGGTTAACGATGATACGGGATATCAGCAGTTGATTCGGAGTCGGTTTGTGTTTGAGTATCGGGATAACGGAAAAGTTTGGTTTGATGTGAATCCAATTTTAGCCGAAGCGGGGAAACTATAG
- a CDS encoding gluconokinase has protein sequence MTIVIIMGVSGSGKTTVGKRLAEQLGWQFMDADDLHSPENVEKMSRGIPLDESDRHPWLMAMRQQISAWLQQDKNVVLACSALKQSYREILDCSLEPIKLVYLKGSQAVIQERMQSRTDHFMPADLLNSQFDALEEPTPDEAIHLDVSLPVSELVERISSVVKGSG, from the coding sequence GTGACCATTGTCATCATCATGGGAGTATCGGGTTCGGGGAAAACTACCGTCGGGAAGCGTCTGGCAGAGCAGTTAGGCTGGCAGTTTATGGATGCCGATGATTTACATTCCCCGGAAAATGTGGAGAAAATGAGTCGGGGAATTCCCTTGGATGAGAGCGATCGCCACCCTTGGTTAATGGCAATGCGTCAACAAATCTCCGCTTGGTTACAGCAAGATAAAAATGTGGTGTTAGCTTGTTCGGCATTGAAGCAATCTTATCGCGAAATTTTGGATTGTTCTTTGGAACCCATTAAGTTGGTTTATTTGAAGGGTTCCCAGGCAGTGATTCAGGAACGAATGCAGTCGCGAACAGACCATTTTATGCCAGCAGATTTGCTAAATAGTCAATTTGATGCGTTAGAAGAACCGACTCCCGATGAGGCGATTCATTTGGATGTTTCTTTACCCGTTTCTGAGTTGGTGGAACGGATTTCTAGTGTGGTGAAAGGGTCGGGATGA
- a CDS encoding ATP-binding protein: protein MERKFIEFYKVTNIVSKRVSPLDLEARKYYVDLSPVIGNEVEKIHDKIIITGQHEPTCTVLTGYIDSGKSTELLRLKHKLEVAGFHVVYFEAYEDLDMIQVSIAHIWLAIACRIVQSLETIEIKTPKKLNKFLQESLQIFYFDVQEEIKEAISKNVRLKLGKDGDIFTWCIEMREVIKNSQKKSFFYQPLSQFWNSQKSELIEAINQELIEPLVTQIKAQGKQGLVVIGEGLDGIYNIRLPGGQVQTEYLFVDQGEYLTKLNCHVVYTLPISLVFSNHYEMLTQHFGELRVLPMVPVRSREGQEHQEGMARLRQLVLIKAFPELDEQQRLEAISLVFENAEALDRLCRISGGHIRNLAGLLYRCVMEGEDFSFPLKRQALEKVIDSYKEDLRAAINEEEWELLREVKTSQMVKIGDSKYQMLIRSMFVLKYGDGNQEWFDINPVLSEAEEMQK, encoded by the coding sequence ATGGAACGTAAGTTTATCGAATTTTATAAGGTGACTAATATTGTATCTAAGCGGGTTAGTCCCCTTGATTTAGAAGCCCGTAAATATTATGTAGATTTATCGCCGGTTATTGGAAATGAAGTTGAAAAAATTCATGATAAAATCATTATTACTGGGCAGCACGAACCAACTTGCACAGTGTTAACAGGCTATATTGATTCAGGCAAATCAACGGAACTCCTACGATTAAAACATAAATTAGAAGTGGCAGGGTTTCATGTGGTTTATTTTGAAGCCTATGAAGACTTGGATATGATTCAGGTATCCATCGCCCATATTTGGCTGGCGATCGCCTGTCGCATTGTCCAAAGTTTGGAGACAATAGAAATCAAGACGCCCAAAAAACTTAATAAATTTCTACAAGAATCTTTGCAAATTTTCTATTTTGACGTTCAAGAAGAAATAAAAGAAGCAATTTCAAAAAATGTTCGGCTAAAACTAGGAAAAGATGGAGATATTTTTACTTGGTGTATAGAAATGAGAGAGGTTATAAAAAACTCTCAAAAAAAATCGTTCTTTTATCAACCTTTAAGTCAATTTTGGAATTCCCAAAAAAGCGAACTTATAGAAGCGATAAATCAGGAGTTAATCGAACCCCTGGTTACCCAAATAAAAGCCCAAGGAAAACAGGGATTAGTTGTGATAGGGGAGGGTTTAGACGGAATTTATAACATTAGATTACCCGGGGGTCAAGTACAAACTGAATATTTATTTGTTGACCAAGGAGAATATTTGACAAAGCTAAATTGTCATGTAGTTTATACCCTACCCATCTCCCTAGTATTTTCCAATCATTATGAAATGCTGACTCAGCACTTTGGTGAACTGAGAGTTTTGCCAATGGTGCCGGTGCGATCGCGCGAGGGTCAAGAACATCAGGAGGGAATGGCACGCTTACGACAACTGGTCCTCATCAAAGCCTTTCCTGAGTTGGATGAACAACAGCGTTTAGAGGCAATTTCGCTAGTTTTTGAAAATGCTGAAGCCTTAGATAGATTATGCCGCATTAGTGGAGGTCATATCCGCAATTTAGCTGGTTTATTATACAGGTGCGTGATGGAAGGGGAGGATTTTTCTTTTCCTCTAAAGCGGCAAGCCTTAGAAAAGGTCATTGATTCCTATAAAGAAGACTTAAGAGCAGCAATTAATGAGGAAGAATGGGAGTTGTTACGTGAGGTAAAAACCTCCCAAATGGTGAAAATAGGAGACTCAAAATATCAAATGCTTATTCGCTCTATGTTTGTATTAAAATATGGCGACGGTAATCAGGAGTGGTTTGATATTAATCCAGTCCTGAGTGAAGCCGAAGAAATGCAAAAATAA